A genomic window from Luteolibacter sp. LG18 includes:
- a CDS encoding MoxR family ATPase yields the protein MTATAEPEVAHFKETFDRIRGAVSTFIVGQQEIIEDVLIAICCGGHVLLEGVPGLGKTSLVNTIAQAIDVQFKRIQFTPDLLPSDVVGTQVLIDRDGRRELEFQRGPVFCNLLLADEINRATPKTQSALLETMQEKRVTVANHTHSLALPFFVMATQNPIENDGTYPLPEAQLDRFFFKLEVGLPSHDEFKQILDRTGGNAKPHVPAVAHGADILRMGETLREVPVAPEVQDYLVRVVRGTHPNENAPKSVKQFVRHGASPRAGQAMLAAARARALLDGRYHVAREDVDSVALPALRHRLILSFEGEAEGVKPDLLVKDALAAAKG from the coding sequence ATGACCGCCACCGCCGAACCCGAAGTCGCTCATTTCAAGGAAACCTTCGACCGCATCCGCGGTGCCGTCTCCACCTTCATCGTGGGACAGCAGGAAATCATCGAGGACGTGCTCATCGCCATCTGCTGCGGCGGTCACGTGCTGCTTGAAGGCGTGCCCGGCCTGGGCAAGACCTCGCTGGTCAACACCATCGCGCAGGCGATCGACGTGCAGTTCAAGCGCATCCAGTTCACGCCGGACCTGCTGCCGAGCGACGTGGTGGGTACCCAGGTGCTGATCGACCGCGACGGCCGCCGTGAGCTGGAGTTCCAGCGCGGTCCGGTGTTCTGCAACCTGTTGCTGGCGGACGAGATCAACCGCGCCACGCCGAAGACGCAGTCCGCGCTGCTGGAGACGATGCAGGAAAAGCGCGTCACGGTGGCGAACCACACCCACAGTCTGGCGCTGCCGTTCTTCGTGATGGCCACCCAGAACCCGATCGAGAACGACGGCACCTATCCGCTGCCGGAAGCGCAGCTCGACCGTTTCTTCTTCAAGCTCGAGGTCGGCCTGCCGTCGCATGACGAGTTCAAGCAGATCCTCGACCGCACCGGCGGCAACGCGAAGCCGCACGTGCCCGCCGTGGCCCACGGCGCGGACATCCTGCGCATGGGCGAGACCCTGCGCGAGGTGCCGGTGGCACCGGAGGTGCAGGACTACCTTGTCCGCGTGGTGCGCGGCACCCACCCGAACGAGAACGCGCCGAAGTCGGTGAAACAGTTCGTCCGCCACGGGGCCTCGCCACGCGCCGGTCAGGCGATGCTTGCCGCGGCCCGCGCTCGCGCGTTGCTGGACGGCCGCTACCACGTCGCCCGCGAGGATGTCGATTCCGTGGCGCTGCCCGCGCTGCGCCACCGCCTGATCCTCTCCTTCGAAGGTGAGGCGGAAGGCGTGAAGCCGGACCTGCTGGTGAAGGACGCCCTCGCCGCCGCGAAGGGTTGA
- a CDS encoding DUF58 domain-containing protein, translating to MSSSLTDPAFIRQLDALNLLARRVLRGSLQADRRTQRRGTGITFADYAPYNFGDDYRAIDWKIYARTEELLIKLFEIEEDTTVYILFDCSRSMASKFDYARKLAAAIGYIALNGMDRVMVYGMADKLNTIVESARSRSQVFPFLRDLEGAQTFGVDTDFSTCARTFQARKGKKGVVLVVSDFFFPKGFEEGLRFLQWSGHDVFALQVHDPADLECPWLGDLEIECVETSATQRVTISEKEAKQYREAIAAWNDSLKNECARRGVGLASTTSDVPFDVVIQSMLRKGGLVA from the coding sequence GTGTCCTCCTCCCTCACCGATCCCGCGTTCATCCGCCAGCTCGACGCGCTGAACCTGCTCGCCCGCCGCGTGCTGCGCGGGTCGTTGCAAGCGGACCGCCGCACCCAGCGCCGCGGCACCGGCATCACCTTCGCGGACTACGCGCCGTATAACTTCGGCGATGACTACCGCGCCATCGATTGGAAGATCTACGCGCGCACCGAGGAACTGCTGATCAAGCTGTTCGAAATCGAGGAGGACACCACCGTTTACATCCTCTTCGATTGCAGCCGCTCGATGGCGTCGAAGTTCGACTACGCGCGCAAGCTCGCGGCGGCCATCGGCTACATCGCGCTCAATGGCATGGACCGGGTGATGGTCTATGGCATGGCGGACAAGTTGAACACGATCGTGGAGTCCGCTCGCAGCCGCAGCCAGGTGTTCCCGTTCCTGCGGGACCTGGAGGGCGCTCAGACCTTCGGCGTGGACACGGATTTCAGTACCTGCGCCCGCACCTTCCAGGCGCGGAAGGGGAAGAAGGGCGTGGTGCTGGTGGTGTCCGATTTCTTTTTCCCGAAGGGTTTCGAAGAGGGCCTGCGGTTCCTTCAGTGGTCGGGCCACGACGTGTTCGCGCTGCAGGTGCATGATCCCGCGGACCTCGAATGCCCGTGGCTTGGCGACCTGGAAATCGAGTGCGTGGAAACCTCCGCCACCCAGCGGGTGACGATCAGCGAGAAAGAGGCGAAGCAGTATCGCGAGGCGATCGCCGCATGGAATGACAGCTTGAAGAACGAGTGCGCGCGCCGCGGCGTGGGACTCGCCAGCACCACCTCGGACGTGCCGTTCGACGTGGTGATCCAGTCGATGCTGCGGAAGGGAGGGCTGGTCGCATGA
- a CDS encoding BatA and WFA domain-containing protein gives MTFGFPMFFWGLVALVPLVAVYFIRTRPRRQPVNAFFLWQQVFQQRAASSLFQKLRNLLSLLLLALAFGAAVVALARPRFDDGSAPDLLIVIDRSASMQAVEDGKPRIERAKELAHSWITALGGSQRAAVADVAKTLEYRAHLTNHARLLKDAIDGMAASDQALDPHALDELALLSSAAGGNTGKTRILFLTDRHSAPMKLPEGVEVVAIGGQGGNAGIDAADLRWESPGRASLFVSLVSDFPEDRDVELELVSAADGALARLFTVHLPARGTASESIAVDAIEPGNWLLKLRGKDALDADNIAPLGLNAPQPIPVQVSAKNPYFFQQCITAFSRADALFEPLEGFARLSLAVGGAPDTECAIVFAPVGDSPFWKNVGDEIQPGPPEIVSKDHPLVARLDPALLGFDGARKLAAPAGAVVVLAHADGTPLLYTCSAGGKSAVVLNFDPSREEFYLSPWFPVLVHEAAVLLTGRENQFPSAVATGSRVEVPGTEEVKNAKVEIAGKSEPVAAAMPAPIERVGNYSFSRNSTDWHLGGAVFSAGESGAAPAGTPPPEVKLATGWPLAGWFLLGAIGVVLGEEFLYHRRKVG, from the coding sequence ATGACGTTCGGCTTCCCGATGTTCTTCTGGGGCCTGGTGGCGCTGGTGCCCCTGGTGGCCGTCTATTTCATCCGCACCCGGCCGCGCCGTCAGCCGGTGAACGCGTTCTTCCTGTGGCAGCAGGTGTTCCAGCAGCGGGCCGCGAGCTCGTTGTTCCAGAAACTGCGGAACCTGCTCTCGCTGCTGCTGCTGGCACTGGCCTTCGGTGCGGCGGTGGTGGCGCTGGCGAGGCCACGCTTCGACGACGGCAGCGCGCCGGACCTCCTGATCGTGATCGACCGCTCGGCTTCGATGCAGGCGGTGGAGGATGGCAAGCCGCGGATCGAGCGGGCGAAGGAGCTTGCGCATTCCTGGATCACCGCGCTGGGCGGTTCGCAGCGCGCGGCGGTGGCGGACGTGGCGAAGACGCTGGAATACCGCGCGCACCTGACCAATCACGCGCGTCTGTTGAAGGATGCGATCGACGGGATGGCGGCCTCGGACCAGGCGCTCGACCCGCATGCGCTCGATGAGCTGGCGCTGCTGTCCTCGGCGGCAGGTGGCAATACCGGCAAGACCCGCATCCTGTTCCTCACCGACCGCCATTCCGCGCCGATGAAGTTGCCGGAGGGTGTGGAGGTGGTGGCGATCGGCGGCCAGGGTGGGAACGCCGGCATCGATGCCGCGGACCTGCGCTGGGAGTCGCCCGGTCGGGCCTCGCTCTTCGTTTCCCTGGTTTCGGATTTTCCGGAGGACCGGGATGTGGAGCTCGAACTGGTGTCGGCGGCGGATGGTGCGCTCGCCCGTCTCTTCACCGTCCACCTTCCTGCCCGCGGCACGGCCAGCGAATCGATCGCGGTGGACGCCATCGAGCCGGGCAACTGGCTGCTGAAGCTACGGGGCAAGGACGCGCTCGATGCGGACAACATCGCGCCGCTGGGGCTCAACGCGCCGCAGCCGATTCCGGTGCAGGTGTCCGCGAAGAATCCGTATTTCTTCCAGCAATGCATCACGGCGTTCTCACGCGCGGATGCTTTGTTCGAACCGCTCGAGGGATTCGCGCGGTTGTCGCTGGCGGTGGGGGGCGCGCCGGACACCGAGTGCGCGATCGTGTTCGCCCCGGTGGGGGATTCGCCGTTCTGGAAGAACGTGGGAGATGAGATCCAGCCCGGTCCGCCCGAAATCGTCTCGAAGGATCATCCGTTGGTGGCTCGGTTGGACCCGGCGCTGCTGGGGTTCGATGGCGCGCGCAAGCTGGCCGCTCCCGCGGGTGCGGTGGTGGTGCTGGCCCATGCCGATGGCACGCCGCTGCTCTACACCTGCTCCGCGGGCGGCAAGAGCGCGGTGGTGTTGAACTTCGATCCATCGCGCGAGGAGTTCTATCTTTCGCCGTGGTTCCCGGTGCTGGTCCATGAGGCGGCGGTGTTACTCACCGGTCGTGAGAACCAGTTTCCGTCCGCGGTGGCCACCGGCAGCCGCGTGGAGGTGCCGGGCACCGAGGAGGTGAAGAACGCGAAGGTGGAGATCGCCGGGAAGTCCGAGCCGGTCGCCGCCGCCATGCCCGCCCCGATCGAGCGGGTGGGGAACTACTCCTTTTCCCGTAATTCGACCGACTGGCACCTCGGCGGCGCGGTGTTCTCCGCCGGTGAATCCGGAGCCGCGCCCGCGGGCACGCCGCCGCCGGAAGTGAAGCTGGCCACCGGCTGGCCGCTGGCGGGTTGGTTCCTGCTGGGTGCGATCGGCGTCGTGCTCGGCGAGGAGTTTCTCTACCACCGCCGCAAGGTCGGTTGA
- a CDS encoding VWA domain-containing protein — MQFSSFLPLWLLLGCAAASVFAWRRSLVDRPPVRKWLAHGLRLLGVVCLVLALCRPYWLSQSDNLHVVYLVDVSESVDPGAVRTAAAEIEQAAGALRGSDRASVLSFGTKLAPSDPVALRKLADEADKGTAEASLRDSTRMSEALLGSRLVFDAGMARRLVVFSDGAPTTPGVADAIKTLEQEGVDVRFRQLDGLKRPEAAIVALEPMTKVAYRGEIVRMRLRMRANEAMIATARVLHGGVAVASTPVKLEAGKETAVTLDVAMTATGESRWEAELQPEKDWFPVNNKVATTITVKGEPRLLVLHRDEKQMRPLARALKKQGIELELRGERGLPDTMAEMLAFDGVVLADVPATAMNLRQMELLKRYVSDFGGGLAMLGSEDSFGLGGYYRTPVEEALPLTSRYEKEKQKPSLAMTLVIDKSGSMSGERIALARASAKAAAELLGAQDLIAVIGFDSQPQVILNMTSAADRGTVLNAIDSLEAGGGTDAYPAMVKGKELLQNSVAKVKHMIVLSDGETPEYDFPGLVHDMRAQGMTASAVCLGEGGATELMKMIAREGGGRYYETSEAANLPQIFTKETMQASRSAIKEDLYGTVVTGDHPILSGYEKSQLPFVLGYVMTQPKPSANLLLAAETGDPLLAVCRYGLGTGLCWTSDLTEKWGGEWLGWGNGGAFWAQVFRGIVRKEQSAGLAASGSVDHERWHIDVTRRDEQDRPVDRVKWDVKAIDANGGDVPVSIRQTGVGRYLADVDLAGRDRVNVSLRDPDHALMKTLGWQRDYPAEYRLDREPEPALAALARFDPASVRAQMPRTAVYQDIAHWFVYAGFACLIGGVAVRRI; from the coding sequence ATGCAGTTTTCGTCCTTCCTGCCCCTCTGGTTGCTGCTCGGCTGCGCCGCCGCGAGCGTGTTCGCGTGGCGCCGTTCGCTGGTCGATCGACCGCCGGTGCGCAAGTGGCTGGCCCACGGCCTGCGCCTGCTGGGCGTGGTGTGCCTGGTGCTGGCGCTGTGCCGGCCCTATTGGCTTTCGCAGAGCGACAACCTCCACGTGGTCTACCTGGTGGACGTTTCCGAGTCGGTGGATCCCGGCGCGGTCCGCACCGCGGCGGCTGAGATCGAGCAGGCGGCGGGCGCGCTGCGCGGCTCGGACCGGGCGTCGGTGTTGTCATTCGGCACGAAACTGGCCCCCTCCGATCCCGTCGCCCTGCGCAAGCTGGCGGACGAGGCGGACAAGGGCACGGCGGAGGCGTCGCTGCGCGATTCCACGCGGATGTCCGAGGCGTTGCTCGGATCGCGGCTGGTGTTCGATGCCGGGATGGCCCGCCGCCTGGTGGTGTTTTCCGATGGCGCGCCGACCACGCCGGGCGTGGCGGATGCGATCAAGACCTTGGAACAGGAGGGCGTGGACGTTCGTTTCCGCCAGCTCGATGGGCTGAAGCGTCCCGAGGCGGCGATCGTCGCGCTTGAACCGATGACCAAGGTCGCCTACCGCGGCGAGATCGTGCGCATGCGCCTGCGGATGCGGGCGAACGAGGCGATGATCGCCACCGCCCGCGTGCTCCATGGCGGGGTGGCCGTTGCCTCCACGCCGGTGAAACTGGAGGCCGGGAAGGAAACCGCGGTGACCCTCGATGTCGCCATGACCGCCACCGGCGAGAGCCGCTGGGAAGCGGAACTCCAGCCGGAGAAGGACTGGTTCCCGGTGAACAACAAGGTCGCCACCACCATCACGGTGAAGGGCGAGCCGCGCCTGCTGGTCCTCCATCGCGACGAAAAGCAGATGCGGCCGCTGGCCCGCGCGCTGAAGAAGCAGGGGATCGAGCTGGAACTGCGCGGCGAGCGTGGCCTGCCCGACACCATGGCAGAGATGCTCGCTTTCGATGGCGTGGTGCTGGCGGACGTTCCCGCCACCGCGATGAACCTGCGCCAGATGGAGCTGCTGAAACGCTACGTGTCCGATTTCGGTGGTGGTTTGGCGATGCTGGGCTCGGAGGATTCGTTCGGCCTTGGCGGTTACTACCGCACGCCGGTGGAGGAGGCGCTTCCGCTGACCTCGCGTTACGAGAAGGAAAAGCAGAAGCCGAGCCTCGCGATGACGCTGGTGATCGACAAGAGCGGCTCGATGAGTGGCGAGCGCATAGCCTTGGCGCGTGCCTCCGCGAAGGCCGCCGCGGAATTGCTCGGTGCGCAGGACCTGATCGCCGTGATCGGTTTCGACAGCCAGCCGCAGGTGATCCTGAACATGACCAGTGCCGCGGACCGCGGTACCGTGCTCAACGCGATCGATTCGCTGGAAGCCGGTGGTGGCACCGATGCCTATCCGGCGATGGTGAAGGGCAAGGAGCTGCTCCAGAACTCGGTGGCGAAGGTGAAGCACATGATCGTGCTCTCGGACGGTGAGACGCCCGAATACGACTTCCCCGGCCTGGTGCATGACATGCGCGCGCAGGGCATGACCGCTTCCGCGGTGTGCCTCGGCGAGGGCGGAGCCACCGAGCTGATGAAGATGATCGCCCGCGAGGGTGGTGGCCGTTACTACGAAACCAGCGAGGCGGCGAACCTGCCACAGATCTTCACCAAGGAGACGATGCAGGCGTCCCGCTCGGCGATCAAAGAGGATCTCTATGGCACGGTGGTCACCGGCGACCATCCGATCCTCTCCGGCTATGAGAAAAGCCAGCTTCCCTTTGTCCTCGGCTACGTGATGACCCAGCCGAAGCCCTCGGCGAACCTGCTGCTCGCCGCGGAAACGGGCGATCCCTTGCTGGCCGTCTGCCGTTACGGCCTTGGCACCGGCCTATGCTGGACCTCCGACCTCACCGAAAAGTGGGGCGGCGAGTGGCTGGGCTGGGGCAATGGCGGCGCGTTCTGGGCGCAAGTGTTCCGCGGCATTGTCCGCAAGGAGCAGTCGGCCGGACTCGCGGCCTCCGGCTCGGTCGATCACGAACGCTGGCACATCGATGTCACCCGCCGCGATGAACAGGACCGCCCGGTGGACCGCGTGAAGTGGGACGTGAAGGCGATCGATGCGAACGGCGGCGATGTGCCCGTGTCCATCCGTCAGACCGGCGTCGGGCGTTACCTCGCGGATGTGGATCTCGCGGGTCGCGACCGGGTGAACGTCAGCCTGCGCGATCCCGACCACGCCCTGATGAAGACGCTCGGTTGGCAGCGCGATTACCCGGCGGAATACCGGCTCGACCGTGAGCCGGAGCCCGCGCTGGCGGCATTGGCCCGCTTCGATCCGGCCTCCGTGCGCGCGCAGATGCCGCGCACGGCGGTTTACCAGGACATCGCCCACTGGTTCGTTTACGCCGGGTTCGCCTGCCTCATCGGCGGCGTGGCGGTGCGGCGGATTTGA
- a CDS encoding alpha-L-fucosidase gives MNARLLIPALLSLGLAQAVPPPAPYGALPDASQVAIQDLETYAFVHFTTNTFTGKEWGYGDESPSIFNPTDFDADQIVGSIAKAGFKGVILTCKHHDGFCMWPTKTTDHNISKTPWKDGNGDMVKEFSEAAKRAGIKFGVYLSPWDRNNAAYGTPEYIPLYRAQLTELLTNYGELFAVWFDGANGGDGFYGGKREKRGIDRTTYYDWPNTWALVRKLQPKASMFSDVGPGTRWIGNERGIAGYPCWATYTPATKDGSKPGPGMPMKDLGTGTPDGTAWIPGEVDVSIRPGWFWHESENARVRSPKNLLNLYFNSVGHGATFLLNIPPDRRGKLHAADVAALEGYKKALDQLFSKNFADGAKATADQNRGEGFEAAKVLDADKATYWAAPDNAKTATLELTLPETRTFDVIRLREPIQLGQRVRKFAVDVRQNGTWSEWIGTGSSIGHQVLLTGKPVTADGVRVRILESAASPCLAEVSLWKMPDDVPDSLAKVDPAAAMKKDWKVTSSFETKDHPAAAAIDGNPSTFWCTHDSVQGEQGPPQSLTLDLGKTENLSAATFLPRQDGSAHAVVDRYRIEWSNDGQTWGKPLEGEFSNIRANPIEQRVDLPVGTSARYLRFTALHVLEKNNVTLAEIGVVVK, from the coding sequence ATGAATGCCCGTCTCTTGATCCCCGCCCTCCTGTCGCTCGGTCTCGCCCAGGCCGTGCCGCCTCCCGCCCCCTACGGTGCCCTGCCGGATGCCTCGCAGGTGGCGATCCAGGACCTGGAGACCTACGCCTTCGTCCATTTCACGACGAACACCTTCACCGGCAAGGAGTGGGGCTATGGCGACGAAAGCCCGTCGATCTTCAATCCTACCGACTTCGACGCCGACCAGATCGTCGGTTCGATCGCCAAGGCCGGCTTCAAAGGCGTGATCCTCACCTGCAAGCACCACGACGGCTTCTGCATGTGGCCGACGAAGACCACCGACCACAACATCTCCAAGACTCCGTGGAAGGACGGCAACGGTGACATGGTGAAGGAGTTTTCCGAGGCGGCGAAGCGCGCGGGCATCAAGTTCGGCGTCTATCTCTCTCCCTGGGACCGCAACAACGCCGCCTACGGCACGCCCGAATACATCCCGCTCTACCGCGCCCAGCTCACCGAGCTGCTCACGAACTACGGCGAACTCTTTGCGGTGTGGTTCGACGGCGCGAATGGCGGCGATGGCTTCTACGGTGGCAAGCGCGAGAAGCGCGGCATCGACCGCACGACCTACTATGATTGGCCGAACACCTGGGCCTTGGTCCGCAAGCTCCAGCCGAAAGCCTCGATGTTCTCGGACGTCGGCCCCGGCACCCGCTGGATCGGCAACGAGCGCGGCATCGCGGGCTATCCCTGCTGGGCCACTTACACCCCGGCGACCAAGGATGGTTCGAAGCCCGGCCCGGGGATGCCGATGAAGGACCTCGGCACCGGCACACCGGATGGCACGGCGTGGATCCCCGGCGAGGTGGACGTTTCGATCCGTCCCGGCTGGTTCTGGCATGAGTCCGAGAACGCCAGGGTCCGCAGCCCGAAGAACCTGCTGAACCTATATTTCAACTCGGTGGGTCATGGCGCGACCTTCCTGCTCAACATTCCGCCGGACCGTCGCGGCAAACTCCATGCCGCCGATGTCGCCGCGCTGGAAGGATACAAGAAGGCACTCGACCAGTTGTTCTCGAAGAATTTCGCCGATGGAGCGAAGGCCACGGCCGATCAGAACCGCGGCGAAGGTTTCGAAGCCGCCAAGGTCCTCGATGCGGACAAGGCCACCTACTGGGCCGCGCCGGACAACGCGAAGACCGCCACGCTCGAACTCACGCTGCCGGAAACGCGCACCTTCGACGTGATCCGTTTGCGCGAACCGATCCAGCTCGGCCAGCGCGTGCGGAAGTTCGCCGTCGACGTGCGTCAGAATGGAACGTGGAGCGAGTGGATCGGCACCGGTTCCAGCATCGGCCACCAGGTGCTGCTGACCGGCAAGCCGGTGACCGCGGATGGCGTGCGGGTGCGCATCCTCGAAAGCGCCGCTTCGCCCTGCCTCGCGGAAGTTTCACTGTGGAAGATGCCGGACGACGTGCCCGACTCGCTCGCCAAGGTCGATCCCGCGGCCGCGATGAAGAAGGACTGGAAGGTGACCTCCAGTTTCGAAACCAAGGATCATCCCGCGGCCGCCGCCATCGATGGCAATCCTTCCACCTTCTGGTGCACCCACGATTCCGTGCAAGGAGAGCAGGGACCGCCGCAATCGCTCACGCTCGACCTTGGCAAGACCGAGAACCTGTCCGCCGCCACCTTCCTGCCCCGCCAGGACGGCTCGGCTCACGCGGTGGTGGACCGTTATCGCATCGAGTGGAGCAACGACGGACAGACTTGGGGCAAGCCTCTGGAAGGCGAGTTTTCGAACATCCGCGCGAACCCCATCGAGCAACGCGTCGATCTCCCCGTCGGCACCAGCGCGCGCTACCTGCGCTTCACCGCCCTGCACGTGCTGGAGAAGAACAACGTCACGCTGGCCGAGATCGGCGTGGTGGTGAAGTAG
- a CDS encoding GH1 family beta-glucosidase encodes MPSDPVFPKDFVWGAATAAPQIEGAAAVDGRGDSVWDVFCREPGRVFGGHTPGTACDFYRRWPEDVAMMQAAGLPAFRLSIAWPRVLPEGSGRVNEAGLAFYDRLIDGLLAAGIRPYATLFHWDLPEALQDRDGWANRDIAGWFADYAEVVTAKLGDRVKDWITFNEPQIFLGFGHRAGTHAPGLKLSEADVLRCAHHVNLAHGRAVAAIRANVADAKVGMAQVANVGIPADPGDPASVEAARRITLEPEWTGDASTFLGSCWWSQPMYRGAYPVSLAERHPRFLETVVREGDLAEISRPVDFHGFNYYFGRRIAADGSVVKAPPGEPRTAFGWPLHAEGLYWAARFYQEAWGLPLYIFENGLSSMDWVDVNGRVPDTMRIDFLTRYLRELRHAIGDGADVRGWFHWSWMDNFEWADGYKERFGLVHVDYETQQRTPKDSLAWLSEVIRTNGSNL; translated from the coding sequence ATGCCATCCGATCCCGTGTTTCCAAAAGACTTCGTGTGGGGAGCCGCCACCGCCGCCCCGCAGATCGAAGGGGCCGCCGCTGTCGATGGCAGGGGCGATTCGGTGTGGGACGTGTTCTGCCGCGAGCCTGGACGGGTATTCGGTGGCCACACGCCGGGGACGGCCTGCGATTTTTACCGCCGCTGGCCGGAGGACGTGGCGATGATGCAGGCGGCCGGGCTGCCCGCGTTCCGGCTTTCGATCGCGTGGCCGCGGGTGCTGCCGGAGGGCTCGGGCCGCGTGAACGAGGCCGGGCTGGCGTTCTACGACCGGCTCATCGACGGCCTGCTGGCCGCGGGCATCCGCCCTTACGCCACGCTGTTCCACTGGGACCTGCCGGAGGCACTGCAGGATCGCGATGGCTGGGCGAACCGCGACATCGCGGGATGGTTCGCTGACTATGCGGAGGTCGTGACGGCGAAACTCGGCGACCGGGTGAAGGACTGGATCACCTTCAACGAGCCGCAGATCTTCCTCGGCTTCGGCCACCGCGCGGGCACCCATGCGCCGGGCCTGAAGCTCTCCGAGGCGGACGTGCTGCGTTGCGCCCACCACGTGAATCTCGCCCACGGCCGGGCGGTGGCGGCGATCCGGGCGAACGTGGCGGACGCGAAGGTGGGCATGGCCCAGGTGGCGAACGTCGGCATTCCCGCGGACCCGGGGGATCCGGCGTCGGTCGAGGCGGCGCGGCGGATCACGCTGGAGCCGGAGTGGACCGGCGATGCCTCGACGTTCCTTGGCTCTTGCTGGTGGTCGCAGCCGATGTACCGCGGGGCCTATCCCGTGTCGCTGGCGGAGCGGCACCCGCGGTTCCTCGAAACGGTGGTGAGGGAAGGGGACCTCGCGGAGATTTCACGTCCGGTGGACTTCCACGGGTTCAACTACTATTTCGGTCGTAGGATCGCGGCGGACGGATCGGTGGTGAAGGCTCCTCCCGGTGAGCCGCGTACTGCCTTCGGCTGGCCGCTGCACGCGGAGGGGCTGTATTGGGCAGCGCGTTTCTACCAAGAGGCGTGGGGGCTGCCGCTGTATATCTTCGAAAACGGCCTGTCCTCGATGGACTGGGTGGACGTGAACGGCCGGGTGCCGGACACGATGCGGATCGACTTCCTCACCCGCTACCTGCGCGAGCTCCGCCACGCCATCGGCGATGGCGCGGACGTGCGCGGCTGGTTCCACTGGTCGTGGATGGACAACTTCGAATGGGCGGACGGCTACAAGGAACGCTTCGGCCTCGTGCACGTGGACTACGAGACGCAGCAGCGCACGCCGAAAGACTCGCTGGCGTGGCTCAGCGAAGTGATTCGAACGAACGGAAGCAACCTCTGA
- a CDS encoding NlpC/P60 family protein codes for MSAVTGAAQPVLEGVERLRPQRRELIERSLKELEAHPGIPYRYSGSSPEDGGMDCSGAVFYLLEKIGIDPPRSAQAQYDWVRKESTLTPLSSTVSEGDAIAFAALLPGDLLFWGTLDPDGAARVTHVQIYLGREAKDGRRVMIGSSDGRSYRGVKKDGFDIVDFKVPNAESPKKLLGYGPPVWKR; via the coding sequence GTGTCCGCCGTCACCGGTGCAGCCCAGCCGGTGTTGGAAGGAGTCGAGCGCCTGCGTCCCCAGCGCCGTGAGTTGATCGAGCGTTCCCTGAAGGAGCTGGAGGCGCATCCGGGGATTCCCTACCGCTACTCCGGATCGTCGCCAGAGGATGGCGGCATGGACTGCTCGGGGGCGGTGTTTTATCTACTGGAAAAGATCGGCATCGATCCGCCGCGCTCCGCCCAGGCCCAGTATGACTGGGTGAGGAAGGAGAGCACGCTGACGCCGCTTTCCAGCACGGTGAGCGAGGGTGATGCCATCGCATTCGCAGCGCTGCTGCCGGGTGATCTGTTGTTCTGGGGCACGCTCGATCCGGATGGCGCCGCGCGCGTCACCCACGTGCAGATCTATCTGGGCAGGGAAGCCAAGGACGGCCGCCGCGTCATGATCGGTTCCAGCGACGGGCGCTCCTACCGCGGGGTGAAGAAGGACGGTTTCGACATCGTGGACTTCAAGGTGCCGAATGCGGAATCGCCAAAGAAGCTGTTAGGGTATGGGCCGCCGGTGTGGAAGAGGTAG